A window of Gallaecimonas kandeliae genomic DNA:
CCGCCCAGGAAGGTCACCCCGGCCCCGCTCACCTCGCACAGCCAGCGGCTGAGCCGCTTGGGCCTCTGGCTGACCAGAGCCTTGGGGGTGAAGAGGGCCACGTTGAGCTCCCCTTCCTCACTCCTGGCCGAGCGGTACTCGAAGGCCTCTACCCCGTCGGCGCGCAAACGGCTGCCCAGCGCCTGGCAATGACCATAGTTCACCGGATCGGTGAGTTGTTCCTGCTTAGGCCAGTCCTGCAGTTTCTCGCCCTTGCCGGTGCGGTAATGGAAGGCAAAGAGGTGATGCTGGGTGCGCAGCAGCTGGCTGGGAGGCGGTTCGCTCATGGAGTGCCAGAACACCAGCCGGTAATAGGCCCCCTCGGTGAGGGTGACATTGATGGACTTGCCGGCGTAGAAGAGGCTGGGCTCATGGCTGCGGCCAAAACGCGAGCCCCAGGGCAGGGGTGGATAGCGAAAGGGGGTGGCCAGCAGGTAATGAAGGTGCTCGGTGCCGGGCAGGCGCGGCGGCTTGGCGTAATCGAGGAGATCTTCCAGCAGCTGCTGCTCGGCCAGGCTGTCCACCAGGTGGGAAGTGGCCACCTG
This region includes:
- a CDS encoding RES family NAD+ phosphorylase, which translates into the protein MQPIQGLAWRLVESQEQVATSHLVDSLAEQQLLEDLLDYAKPPRLPGTEHLHYLLATPFRYPPLPWGSRFGRSHEPSLFYAGKSINVTLTEGAYYRLVFWHSMSEPPPSQLLRTQHHLFAFHYRTGKGEKLQDWPKQEQLTDPVNYGHCQALGSRLRADGVEAFEYRSARSEEGELNVALFTPKALVSQRPKRLSRWLCEVSGAGVTFLGGEGNDLYLFPAELFEVEGLLPLPA